In the Leptolyngbya sp. CCY15150 genome, one interval contains:
- a CDS encoding GH3 auxin-responsive promoter family protein has translation MERLLFKGLAAVMRRSKIKFLRQVEEAPSVQEQFLRSLLHRHQSTAFGQEHGLADIQTIDQFQERLPVQSYSGFRPYTQRMSMGEPNVLTADPLIYFNISSGSTGEKKLIPVTQRSRQALANASRTSIGFAADAALRNGRPLGKMLFPLSSNALGHTPSGIPYAPVSTSDLRLTNPLLRQVFTYPFEVFQISDTAARTYMCLLFALRNASLRIISATFPVSALQMCNYLERHAEEMIQDLETGKIAQGLKLEPELRAKFERQCSAVPARAAQLRHQISQHGRLTPHLAWPDLSFMITARGGTSNFYFERFPEYFGDMPIFGGVYACAEGTMGVHQDFNTDAAILSIESGFYEFIPEDQWEVDNPKTVLPWDVTVGDRYRIVLTNYAGFYRYDLGDVVEIAGFVGQAPTIIFRHRRGGVMSSSTEKTTEFQVIQVMQILQKTFQLALENFCITLSKDCIPSHYLVNIELAPGAVLPDPETFLQRFDDTLKDVSAFYAIKRRDQIPLPRLRILEPGSFEHLRQRMVQQGIAESQLKFPHVTEDRNFLDGLSVQHEARLAGDRLPQL, from the coding sequence ATGGAACGTTTGTTGTTTAAGGGATTAGCTGCTGTGATGCGGCGTTCAAAGATAAAGTTTCTGCGCCAGGTTGAAGAGGCACCGAGCGTTCAAGAGCAGTTTTTGCGATCGCTGCTACACCGACACCAATCCACTGCATTTGGTCAAGAACACGGGCTGGCAGATATCCAGACGATTGATCAGTTTCAAGAACGGCTACCGGTGCAGTCCTACAGCGGTTTTAGACCCTACACTCAGCGCATGTCCATGGGAGAGCCGAATGTGCTGACGGCTGACCCACTGATTTATTTCAATATTAGTAGCGGCTCAACCGGTGAAAAAAAGCTGATTCCAGTCACCCAGCGATCGCGCCAAGCCTTAGCAAACGCTAGTCGTACGTCCATCGGGTTTGCAGCCGATGCCGCTCTCCGCAATGGGCGACCCTTGGGCAAGATGCTATTTCCGCTGTCGAGCAACGCCCTGGGGCACACTCCGAGCGGCATTCCCTATGCTCCCGTCAGCACCAGCGACTTGCGGTTAACCAACCCCCTCCTACGCCAGGTGTTTACCTATCCGTTTGAGGTATTTCAAATTTCTGACACTGCCGCGCGCACCTACATGTGTTTGCTGTTTGCCCTGCGGAATGCATCGCTTCGCATCATTAGCGCCACATTTCCAGTGTCGGCCTTGCAAATGTGCAATTACCTAGAGCGCCACGCCGAGGAGATGATTCAAGATTTAGAAACGGGCAAAATTGCCCAGGGGCTGAAGCTTGAACCCGAGTTGCGCGCCAAATTTGAGCGGCAATGCTCAGCGGTTCCGGCGCGAGCGGCTCAACTGCGACACCAGATCAGCCAGCACGGACGTCTGACTCCGCACCTGGCCTGGCCTGACCTCTCATTTATGATCACCGCACGGGGCGGCACGTCAAATTTCTATTTTGAGCGATTCCCCGAATACTTTGGCGATATGCCAATCTTTGGTGGTGTCTATGCCTGTGCCGAAGGCACCATGGGCGTGCATCAAGACTTTAATACGGATGCAGCAATCCTGTCGATCGAAAGCGGCTTTTATGAATTTATCCCCGAAGACCAATGGGAGGTTGATAACCCCAAAACGGTGCTGCCCTGGGACGTGACAGTGGGCGATCGCTACCGCATTGTGTTGACCAACTATGCCGGGTTTTATCGTTATGACTTGGGAGACGTGGTTGAAATTGCTGGCTTTGTCGGTCAAGCTCCCACCATCATCTTTCGTCATCGCCGTGGGGGAGTCATGTCATCATCCACGGAGAAAACCACGGAGTTTCAGGTCATCCAGGTGATGCAGATTTTACAAAAAACCTTTCAGTTAGCCCTGGAAAACTTTTGTATCACGCTGTCTAAAGACTGCATTCCGTCCCACTATTTGGTCAATATTGAATTGGCACCCGGTGCCGTGCTCCCTGATCCAGAAACATTTCTACAGCGGTTTGATGACACCCTAAAAGATGTCAGCGCTTTCTACGCCATCAAGCGGCGCGACCAAATTCCGCTGCCGCGACTGCGAATTTTAGAACCCGGCAGTTTTGAACATCTGCGCCAGCGCATGGTGCAGCAGGGCATTGCCGAATCGCAGCTCAAGTTTCCCCATGTCACAGAAGACCGCAATTTTCTGGATGGGCTGTCCGTTCAGCACGA